In a single window of the Azospirillum thiophilum genome:
- a CDS encoding carbohydrate-binding domain-containing protein, giving the protein MASTESNLIDVTFAIDAWGQAAGGVWPHLALKLDGTTIGQATVNSGSVGRYTISAKVAADSAHKLQIVYDNDGTANGADRNLFVRAVSVNGTPIAATDPSVTYDKGAVDGKDVVKGQEAMYWGGALNVALPASLFPAADVVAAPAATKAFSVVVNAWGKSAGGVPPHFKLLVDGKAVGDAKVAATSQTAYKFTVDLDPAVAHKIQVQYDNDAVVNGQDRSLYVGSVVVNGHSIASTAAGVSYDRGALDGKDVIAGQQGLWWNGTLSVPVTKDMLAGGTTTTPTPPAATLPKNDHTASAGVSSDRPPLKSDVSSISWGADRGLAPQHLFWDSVPDYASASHLKETRDVAADHLADGVMPLIGLQLWEDTFEYSQNGGEFANLGGHKAWVAWVKAHQQYLGRDADGNILNADSGNPSGWGYVSPLMPLDAKDAPAGWTGGTAHYADWMADKLGRLSALTGTRGYELADFFDGSPHSGVMDFFNSRMIAEFSSKTGIKVAGSTLAQQASDIVDNHPTEWLDYFVDGWAYSWKALDEAIVKNTGKAAWLTTQVSFTPAAMREFAGVDARVIAEKMNEDDILFNVQTLERFEMQHKQAPASYEQAMLGIHAARAPDAHFGHMMSSSEDDYWGAVDSLYTGVSGTVREELGWGRLEQTWMQSGWTMIADDQGGVRRAAEQWSRSYHDWGEVKQPWLDMLRDIVPTRPFGPALYYSANAEKAMNALEPAGNSIGNAYLGELLEPITRLHDAGVTFGYYVSDAALPSMTKASAPSAWIIPQATYEGQNLFSDAEIAALKAKAPVLIGDEALNYDHPLTFTDKDPDAQITGYGFYDQKDRLIVVASDRVDFNDTASRKAVATHVELQLANGHYTVQDLIHNTTQGFDVVNGVGGFDTSIARWDTGVYAITHDMAA; this is encoded by the coding sequence ATGGCGAGCACCGAGTCCAATCTCATCGATGTCACCTTTGCGATCGACGCCTGGGGACAGGCTGCGGGCGGCGTCTGGCCGCATCTGGCGCTGAAGCTGGACGGCACGACCATCGGGCAGGCGACGGTGAACAGCGGCAGCGTCGGGCGCTACACCATCAGCGCCAAGGTTGCCGCCGACAGCGCGCACAAGCTCCAGATCGTCTACGACAATGACGGCACCGCGAACGGGGCCGACCGCAACCTGTTCGTCCGCGCCGTGTCGGTGAACGGCACGCCGATTGCCGCGACCGATCCGTCGGTGACCTACGACAAGGGCGCCGTTGACGGAAAGGACGTGGTGAAGGGCCAGGAGGCGATGTATTGGGGCGGCGCGCTGAACGTTGCCCTGCCGGCCTCGCTGTTCCCGGCCGCCGATGTGGTGGCGGCCCCGGCGGCGACCAAGGCCTTCAGCGTCGTGGTCAACGCCTGGGGCAAGAGCGCAGGCGGCGTGCCGCCGCATTTCAAGCTGCTGGTCGACGGCAAGGCGGTCGGCGACGCCAAGGTGGCCGCCACCTCCCAGACCGCCTACAAGTTCACGGTAGACCTCGACCCGGCCGTGGCGCACAAGATCCAGGTCCAGTACGACAACGACGCCGTCGTCAACGGCCAGGACCGCAGCCTCTATGTCGGTTCGGTCGTCGTCAACGGCCACAGCATCGCCTCGACCGCCGCCGGGGTCAGCTATGACCGCGGCGCGCTGGACGGCAAGGACGTGATCGCCGGCCAGCAGGGATTGTGGTGGAACGGCACGCTGAGCGTTCCGGTCACCAAGGACATGCTCGCCGGCGGCACGACCACCACCCCGACCCCTCCCGCCGCCACGCTGCCGAAGAACGACCACACCGCCAGCGCCGGCGTCAGCAGCGACCGGCCGCCGCTGAAGTCGGACGTGTCCAGCATCTCATGGGGCGCCGACCGCGGGCTGGCGCCGCAGCATCTGTTCTGGGACTCGGTGCCCGACTATGCCAGCGCCTCCCACCTGAAGGAGACGCGCGACGTCGCCGCCGACCATCTGGCCGACGGGGTGATGCCGCTGATCGGTCTGCAGCTGTGGGAAGACACCTTCGAATATTCCCAGAACGGCGGCGAGTTCGCCAATCTGGGCGGGCACAAGGCCTGGGTCGCCTGGGTGAAGGCGCATCAGCAGTATCTGGGTCGCGACGCCGACGGCAACATCCTCAACGCCGACAGCGGCAACCCCTCCGGCTGGGGCTATGTCAGCCCGCTGATGCCGCTGGACGCCAAGGACGCGCCGGCCGGCTGGACCGGCGGCACCGCCCATTACGCCGACTGGATGGCCGACAAGCTGGGCCGGCTGTCCGCCCTGACCGGCACCCGTGGCTACGAGCTGGCCGACTTCTTCGACGGCAGCCCGCATTCCGGCGTCATGGACTTCTTCAACTCGCGGATGATCGCCGAATTCAGCAGCAAGACCGGCATCAAGGTCGCCGGCAGCACGCTGGCGCAGCAGGCCTCCGACATCGTCGACAACCACCCGACCGAATGGCTCGATTATTTCGTCGACGGCTGGGCCTACAGCTGGAAGGCGCTGGACGAGGCCATCGTCAAGAACACCGGCAAGGCGGCCTGGCTGACCACCCAGGTCTCCTTCACCCCGGCGGCGATGCGCGAGTTCGCCGGCGTCGATGCCCGGGTGATCGCCGAGAAGATGAACGAGGACGACATCCTGTTCAACGTGCAGACCCTCGAACGCTTCGAGATGCAGCACAAGCAGGCGCCGGCCTCCTACGAGCAGGCGATGCTGGGCATCCACGCAGCCCGCGCGCCGGACGCCCATTTCGGCCACATGATGTCCTCGTCGGAGGACGATTATTGGGGCGCGGTCGACAGCCTCTACACCGGTGTCAGCGGCACGGTGCGCGAGGAGCTGGGCTGGGGCCGGCTGGAGCAGACCTGGATGCAGAGCGGCTGGACCATGATCGCCGACGACCAGGGCGGCGTGCGTCGCGCGGCCGAGCAGTGGTCGCGCAGCTATCACGATTGGGGCGAGGTGAAGCAGCCCTGGCTCGACATGCTGCGCGACATCGTGCCGACCCGCCCCTTCGGCCCGGCGCTCTATTACAGCGCCAACGCCGAAAAGGCGATGAACGCGCTGGAGCCGGCCGGGAACTCGATCGGCAACGCCTATCTGGGCGAGTTGCTGGAACCGATCACCAGGCTGCACGATGCCGGCGTCACCTTCGGCTATTACGTCAGCGACGCCGCCCTGCCGTCGATGACCAAGGCCAGCGCGCCCAGCGCCTGGATCATCCCGCAGGCGACCTACGAGGGACAAAACCTGTTCAGCGACGCCGAGATCGCCGCGCTGAAGGCCAAGGCGCCGGTGCTGATCGGCGACGAGGCGCTGAACTACGATCACCCGCTGACCTTCACCGACAAGGATCCGGACGCCCAGATCACCGGCTACGGCTTCTACGACCAGAAGGATCGGCTGATCGTCGTCGCCTCCGACCGGGTGGACTTCAACGACACCGCATCGCGCAAGGCGGTCGCCACCCATGTGGAACTCCAGCTCGCCAATGGCCACTACACGGTCCAGGACCTGATCCACAACACCACCCAGGGCTTCGACGTGGTCAACGGCGTCGGCGGCTTCGACACCTCCATCGCCCGCTGGGACACCGGCGTCTACGCCATCACCCACGACATGGCGGCGTAA
- a CDS encoding LuxR C-terminal-related transcriptional regulator, with protein sequence MPNRIRVIVHNQSRLLRESILNILDDCFEVIDPQSRLAGLAPHPMWNGRVNGASERRSPGIPVGGTSGGVATLEPESGAGRAADIVLFDLASLKTDAWNFRNWYGEQAKLAMIADEFSAHHMRMALRFGVRGYLLNRMAPSAFVLSLRLIHAGEPVVPEECFEYFSPTAMRRGGEDGSLPQHETELLGYPGLYPRHARILKLIMDGCSNKEIAREMLMTEDLVKLHVRHIMQTINVRNRTQAALWAAQSGIIQEMEYFLERTVP encoded by the coding sequence ATGCCCAATCGCATTCGTGTGATTGTACACAACCAAAGCCGATTGCTGCGCGAATCCATCCTGAACATTCTGGACGATTGCTTCGAAGTCATCGATCCGCAAAGCCGGCTGGCAGGGCTTGCGCCGCATCCGATGTGGAACGGACGGGTGAACGGGGCGAGCGAGCGCCGTTCACCGGGCATCCCTGTCGGCGGCACCAGCGGCGGCGTGGCCACGCTGGAACCGGAATCCGGCGCCGGGCGGGCGGCGGACATCGTGCTGTTCGACCTCGCCTCCCTGAAGACCGACGCCTGGAACTTCCGCAACTGGTACGGCGAGCAGGCCAAGCTGGCGATGATCGCCGACGAGTTCTCCGCCCATCACATGCGCATGGCCCTGCGCTTCGGCGTGCGCGGCTATCTGCTGAACCGCATGGCGCCGTCCGCCTTCGTGCTGTCGCTGCGCCTGATCCATGCCGGCGAGCCGGTGGTGCCGGAGGAATGCTTCGAGTATTTTTCGCCCACCGCGATGCGCCGCGGCGGCGAGGATGGCTCCCTGCCCCAGCACGAGACCGAGCTGCTGGGCTATCCCGGCCTCTATCCGCGCCACGCGCGCATCCTGAAGCTGATCATGGACGGGTGCAGCAACAAGGAGATCGCGCGCGAGATGCTGATGACCGAGGATCTGGTCAAGCTGCATGTCCGCCACATCATGCAGACCATCAACGTCCGCAACCGCACCCAGGCCGCCCTGTGGGCCGCCCAGAGCGGCATCATCCAGGAGATGGAGTATTTCCTGGAGCGGACCGTGCCGTAG
- a CDS encoding DMT family transporter yields the protein MSADALPDPTLPRPPAASSAAPPSAAEVRHATGVGSIAILLWSTAALLTSLSSAMPPLQLVAVTFGLAFLTGITVAALRGRGVVSALRQPLPVWMVGVGGLFGYHACLFLAFHLAPAAAVEVNLLNYLWPLCIVLFSALLPGERLKAAHVAGALCGLAGTALILSGRGGSLALDGLHLDGANLSAYGAALAAALIWGAYSVLSRRFGSVPTEAVSGFCLVTALLGLAGHLLFEDATVWPQHLMGWLALLALGLGPDGLAFFVWDHGMKRGDIRALGVLSYAVPPASTLLLILFGQASGGWTVWAACALIAGGAVMASWDMIRGR from the coding sequence ATGAGCGCCGACGCCCTTCCCGACCCCACCCTTCCCCGCCCGCCCGCCGCCTCGTCCGCCGCCCCGCCTTCCGCGGCGGAGGTCCGGCATGCGACCGGGGTCGGCTCCATCGCCATCCTGCTGTGGTCGACGGCGGCGCTGCTGACCTCGCTGTCCAGCGCCATGCCGCCGCTGCAACTGGTCGCGGTCACCTTCGGGCTGGCCTTCCTGACCGGCATCACCGTCGCGGCGCTGCGCGGGCGCGGCGTGGTGAGCGCGCTGCGGCAGCCCCTGCCGGTGTGGATGGTCGGGGTCGGCGGGCTGTTCGGCTACCATGCCTGCCTGTTCCTGGCCTTCCATCTGGCGCCGGCCGCCGCGGTGGAGGTCAACCTGCTGAACTATCTCTGGCCGCTCTGCATCGTGCTGTTCTCCGCCCTGCTGCCGGGCGAGCGGCTGAAGGCGGCGCATGTCGCCGGGGCGCTGTGCGGCTTGGCCGGCACCGCGCTGATCCTGTCGGGCCGCGGCGGCAGTCTCGCTCTGGACGGGCTGCATCTGGACGGCGCCAACCTGTCCGCCTATGGCGCGGCGCTGGCCGCCGCGCTGATCTGGGGCGCCTATTCGGTGCTGTCGCGGCGCTTCGGCAGCGTCCCGACCGAAGCGGTGAGCGGCTTCTGCCTCGTCACCGCCCTGCTGGGACTGGCGGGCCATCTGCTGTTCGAGGATGCCACGGTGTGGCCGCAGCACCTGATGGGCTGGCTGGCGCTGCTGGCGCTCGGCCTCGGGCCGGACGGGCTGGCCTTCTTCGTCTGGGACCATGGGATGAAGCGCGGCGACATCCGGGCGCTGGGCGTGCTGTCCTACGCGGTGCCGCCGGCCTCCACCCTGCTGCTGATCCTGTTCGGGCAGGCCAGCGGCGGCTGGACCGTGTGGGCGGCCTGCGCGCTGATCGCCGGCGGCGCGGTCATGGCCAGCTGGGACATGATCCGGGGCCGGTGA
- a CDS encoding ABC transporter ATP-binding protein/permease, whose amino-acid sequence MPERSSDLRSSDCPPSSSEPLSGRLSATRRFLADVWRLTRPYWFSEEKWAARGLLAAIVALNLAAVFMEVWFTRINAELFDALQDKNQDGFIHALLMFGGLALVFIAVAVYRLYLNQMLQIRWRRWLTGRYLGDWLENQTYYRLAFAGTGTDNPDQRIAEDLRGFVQMTLSLSLGFLTNIVSLASFLVILWSLSGAVALPWLGIELPGYMVWVALAYAVAGTWITHRIGKPLARLSFDQERYEADFRFALVRLRENAESIALQQGEAQEARGFDGRFANVVANWWALMRTQKRLVWFTSAYGQIAVIFPFLVAAPRYFSGALPLGSLMQTSQAFGQVQGSMSWFIDAYVSLADWHATTSRLTGFRHAVETVRAAGRDNAGIERTTAADDALRLDGLALTLPAGGAPLVRADLTVRPGERLLIAGPSGSGKSTILRAIAGIWPFGRGRIVLPAAGPGEGPAGSPDAPNGTMVLPQKPYLPIGPLRAAVTYPSAPDVFDDEAVREVLDAVGMAGLAERLAEEDHWTQRLSGGEQQRIAIARVLLHKPDWLYLDEATSACDPETEERLYGLLRDRLPGTAIVSIGHRPGLAAFHDRRLTVRRDGDGIGDLVGAA is encoded by the coding sequence ATGCCAGAGCGTTCGTCCGATTTGCGTTCGTCCGATTGTCCCCCCTCCTCTTCCGAGCCTCTTTCCGGACGCCTGTCCGCCACCCGCCGATTCCTTGCCGATGTCTGGCGCCTGACCCGCCCCTACTGGTTCTCGGAAGAGAAATGGGCGGCGCGCGGCCTGCTGGCGGCGATCGTCGCGCTGAATCTGGCCGCGGTGTTCATGGAGGTCTGGTTCACCCGGATCAACGCCGAGCTGTTCGACGCGCTCCAGGACAAGAACCAGGACGGCTTCATCCATGCCCTGCTGATGTTCGGCGGGCTGGCGCTGGTCTTCATCGCGGTGGCGGTCTACCGGCTCTACCTGAACCAGATGCTGCAAATCCGCTGGCGCCGCTGGCTGACCGGGCGGTATCTGGGCGACTGGCTGGAGAACCAGACCTACTACCGGCTGGCCTTCGCCGGGACGGGCACCGACAACCCCGACCAGCGCATCGCCGAGGATCTGCGTGGCTTCGTGCAGATGACGCTCAGCCTGTCTCTGGGATTCCTGACCAACATCGTCTCGCTGGCCTCCTTCCTGGTCATCCTGTGGAGCCTGTCGGGCGCGGTCGCCCTGCCCTGGCTCGGCATCGAGCTGCCCGGCTACATGGTGTGGGTGGCGTTGGCCTATGCGGTCGCCGGCACCTGGATCACCCACCGCATCGGCAAGCCGCTGGCCCGGCTCAGCTTCGACCAGGAGCGTTACGAGGCCGACTTCCGCTTCGCCCTGGTCCGTCTGCGCGAGAATGCCGAGAGCATCGCCCTCCAGCAGGGCGAGGCGCAGGAGGCGCGCGGCTTCGACGGCCGCTTCGCCAACGTCGTCGCCAACTGGTGGGCACTGATGCGCACGCAGAAGCGGCTGGTCTGGTTCACCTCCGCCTACGGCCAGATCGCCGTCATCTTTCCCTTCCTGGTCGCCGCTCCCCGCTATTTCAGCGGCGCCCTGCCGCTGGGATCGCTGATGCAGACCTCGCAGGCCTTCGGGCAGGTCCAGGGCTCGATGTCCTGGTTCATCGACGCCTATGTCAGCCTGGCCGACTGGCACGCCACCACCAGCCGCCTGACCGGCTTCCGCCATGCGGTGGAGACGGTGCGGGCCGCCGGCCGCGACAATGCCGGGATCGAGCGGACGACCGCGGCGGACGACGCCCTGCGGCTGGACGGGCTGGCCCTGACCCTGCCGGCGGGCGGCGCCCCGCTGGTCCGCGCCGACCTGACGGTACGGCCGGGCGAGCGGCTGCTGATCGCCGGCCCGTCGGGGTCGGGCAAGAGCACCATCCTGCGCGCCATCGCCGGCATCTGGCCCTTCGGCCGGGGCCGCATCGTCCTGCCAGCCGCTGGGCCGGGCGAAGGGCCGGCAGGCAGTCCTGACGCCCCGAACGGCACCATGGTCCTGCCGCAGAAGCCCTATCTCCCCATCGGCCCGCTGCGCGCCGCGGTGACCTATCCGTCGGCTCCCGACGTCTTCGACGACGAGGCGGTGCGCGAGGTGCTCGACGCCGTCGGCATGGCGGGACTGGCCGAGCGGCTGGCGGAGGAGGATCATTGGACGCAGCGCCTGTCCGGCGGCGAGCAGCAGCGCATCGCCATCGCCCGCGTCCTGCTGCACAAACCCGATTGGCTCTATCTGGACGAGGCGACGTCAGCCTGCGACCCGGAGACCGAGGAACGGCTCTACGGCCTGCTGCGCGACCGCCTGCCCGGCACCGCGATCGTCAGCATCGGCCACCGCCCCGGCCTCGCCGCGTTCCACGACCGCCGGCTGACGGTCCGGCGCGACGGCGACGGGATCGGCGATCTGGTGGGGGCGGCCTGA
- the gcvA gene encoding transcriptional regulator GcvA: MSMLTAFEAAARTGSFTAAAAELSLTQGAVSRQVKALEEQIGTALFVRKGQRVTLTPTGALYADPVRDALRQIAAATVRTIAAPKGGVLNLAILPTFGTRWLVPRLPAFQAAHPHVTIHFTTKLAPFDFRVHDLDAAIHYGFGDWPDAVCDHLLDEEVLPVCSPAFLAAHPVTEPADLPALPLLHTSTRADAWNDWLAAQGLAPRPGAGMVFEQFATTAQAAEAGLGVALLPTLLVRGELADGTLVPAIDRPHRSARAYYLVHPRGKANHPPFAAFRQWLLAEARGALPPG, translated from the coding sequence ATGAGCATGCTGACCGCCTTCGAGGCGGCGGCGCGCACCGGCAGCTTCACCGCGGCGGCGGCGGAACTGTCGCTGACGCAAGGGGCGGTCAGCCGGCAGGTCAAGGCGCTGGAGGAGCAGATCGGCACCGCCCTGTTCGTCCGCAAGGGCCAGCGGGTGACGCTGACCCCCACCGGCGCGCTCTATGCCGACCCGGTGCGCGACGCGCTGCGCCAGATCGCGGCAGCCACGGTGAGGACCATCGCGGCGCCCAAGGGCGGCGTGCTGAACCTCGCCATCCTGCCGACCTTCGGCACGCGCTGGCTGGTGCCGCGGCTGCCGGCCTTCCAGGCGGCCCACCCCCATGTGACGATCCATTTCACCACCAAGCTGGCTCCCTTCGACTTCCGCGTCCATGACCTGGACGCCGCCATCCATTACGGCTTCGGCGACTGGCCCGATGCCGTCTGCGACCATCTGCTGGACGAGGAGGTGCTGCCGGTCTGTTCCCCCGCCTTCCTGGCGGCGCATCCGGTGACGGAGCCGGCTGACCTGCCGGCGCTGCCGCTGCTGCACACCAGCACGCGCGCCGATGCCTGGAACGACTGGCTGGCCGCCCAGGGGCTGGCCCCGCGCCCCGGCGCCGGCATGGTGTTCGAGCAGTTCGCCACCACCGCCCAGGCGGCGGAGGCCGGGCTGGGCGTCGCCCTGCTGCCGACCCTGCTGGTGCGCGGCGAGCTGGCCGACGGCACGCTGGTTCCGGCCATCGACCGCCCGCACCGCAGCGCGCGGGCCTATTACCTCGTGCATCCCCGCGGCAAGGCCAACCACCCGCCCTTCGCCGCCTTCCGCCAATGGCTGCTGGCGGAGGCGCGGGGGGCGTTGCCGCCGGGATAG
- a CDS encoding thiamine pyrophosphate-binding protein, which yields MKTGGQLIVEALEAQGVRRVFGVPGESYLAVLDALHDSPIDMVVCRHEGGAAMMAEAQAKLTGRPGVCLVTRGPGATNAASGIHVAQQDETPLVVLVGQIERGMRGRDAFQEVDYGKLFGGMCKWVAEIDSADRVPEMISRAFHTAMAGRPGPVVLALPEDTLTETADAAAAPRAEPVDSAPTPAQVASFADLLAKAEKPLLVVGGSRWTEESVAALKGFAERLSLPVAVTFRRQMLFDHAHPLYAGDIGLGINPKLTALVKDSDLLILLGDRFSEVPSQGYGLLGIPDPHKAVVHIHPGAEEIGRVFRPTLGMVATPGAFLEAVSALAVTPNPVWAARAETAHAAYEEWSTPPDAIPGEVQMGRIMAWLDERLADDAIFTNGAGNYATWIHRFHRFRRFGTQVAPVCGSMGYGLPAAVAAKLQHRTRDVLCFAGDGCFQMTGLEFGTAVQEGAAVIVLVVDNGMYGTIRMHQEREYPGRVSGTALKNPDFAAFARAYGGHGETVETTDQFAPAFERARASGLPAIIHIKLDPEALTPNRTLSEIRAAGKGK from the coding sequence ATGAAGACCGGTGGTCAGTTGATCGTCGAAGCGCTGGAGGCGCAGGGCGTGCGGCGGGTGTTCGGCGTGCCGGGCGAGAGCTATCTCGCCGTGCTGGACGCGCTGCATGACAGCCCCATCGACATGGTCGTCTGCCGCCACGAAGGCGGCGCGGCGATGATGGCGGAGGCGCAGGCCAAGCTGACCGGCCGTCCCGGCGTCTGCCTGGTCACCCGCGGCCCCGGCGCCACCAATGCCGCGTCGGGCATCCATGTCGCCCAGCAGGACGAGACGCCGCTGGTCGTGCTGGTCGGCCAGATCGAGCGCGGCATGCGCGGCCGCGACGCCTTCCAGGAGGTCGATTACGGCAAGCTGTTCGGCGGCATGTGCAAGTGGGTCGCCGAGATCGACAGCGCCGACCGCGTGCCGGAGATGATCTCCCGCGCCTTCCACACCGCGATGGCCGGCCGTCCCGGCCCGGTGGTGCTGGCCCTGCCGGAAGACACGCTGACCGAGACCGCCGATGCTGCCGCCGCCCCGCGGGCCGAGCCGGTGGACAGCGCGCCGACGCCGGCGCAGGTGGCATCCTTCGCCGATCTGCTGGCCAAGGCGGAGAAGCCGCTGCTGGTGGTCGGCGGTTCCCGCTGGACGGAGGAGTCGGTCGCGGCGCTGAAGGGTTTCGCCGAGCGGCTGTCGCTGCCGGTGGCCGTCACCTTCCGCCGGCAGATGCTGTTCGACCATGCCCATCCGCTCTATGCCGGCGACATCGGGCTGGGCATCAACCCCAAGCTGACCGCGCTGGTCAAGGACAGCGACCTGCTGATCCTGCTGGGCGACCGCTTCTCCGAGGTGCCGTCGCAGGGCTACGGCCTGCTTGGCATCCCCGATCCGCACAAGGCGGTGGTCCACATCCATCCGGGCGCCGAGGAGATCGGCCGCGTCTTCCGCCCGACGCTGGGCATGGTCGCCACGCCGGGCGCCTTCCTGGAGGCGGTGTCGGCGCTGGCCGTCACCCCGAACCCGGTCTGGGCTGCCCGCGCCGAGACCGCGCATGCCGCCTACGAGGAGTGGAGCACCCCGCCCGACGCCATCCCCGGCGAGGTGCAGATGGGCCGCATCATGGCCTGGCTGGACGAGCGGCTGGCCGACGACGCGATCTTCACCAACGGCGCCGGCAACTACGCCACCTGGATCCACCGCTTCCACCGCTTCCGCCGGTTCGGCACGCAGGTGGCGCCGGTCTGCGGCTCGATGGGCTACGGCCTGCCGGCCGCCGTCGCCGCCAAGCTGCAGCACCGCACCCGCGACGTGCTGTGTTTCGCCGGCGACGGCTGCTTCCAGATGACCGGGCTGGAGTTCGGCACCGCCGTCCAGGAGGGCGCCGCGGTCATCGTGCTGGTGGTCGACAACGGCATGTACGGCACCATCCGCATGCACCAGGAGCGCGAATATCCCGGCCGCGTCTCCGGCACGGCGCTGAAGAACCCGGACTTCGCCGCCTTCGCCCGCGCCTATGGCGGCCATGGCGAGACGGTGGAGACCACCGACCAGTTCGCCCCGGCCTTCGAGCGCGCCCGCGCGTCCGGCCTGCCGGCGATCATCCACATCAAGCTCGACCCCGAGGCCCTGACCCCCAACCGGACCCTGTCCGAGATCCGTGCGGCGGGTAAGGGCAAGTAA
- the amaB gene encoding L-piperidine-6-carboxylate dehydrogenase — protein MQHSDILSRFGLTSSGSGLTARSPVDGATLATVAETAPSQVSDIAANAARAFEAWRSVPAPRRGELVRLLGEELRAAKEDLGRLVSLEAGKIYQEGLGEVQEMIDICDFAVGLSRQLYGLTIASERPGHAMRETWHPAGPCLVISAFNFPVAVWSWNAALALVCGDPVVWKPSEKTPLTAAACQVIFERAAARFGDAPANLSQLVQGGREIGEALVAHPGFPIVSATGSTRMGREVSKVVAERFGRSILELGGNNAMIVAPSADLDMALRAILFSAVGTCGQRCTTLRRLIVHRSVKDQLLPRLKAAYASVPIGSPLDSGVLMGPLVDADAFKAMQRALETAKTEGGTVTGGERTLADRFPDAFYVTPAIVEMPGQTEVVRHETFAPILYVLTYDTLDEAIALQNAVPQGLSSCIFSTDLRETERFLSAGGSDCGIANVNIGPSGAEIGGAFGGEKETGGGRESGSDAWKAYMRRQTATVNYSSALPLAQGIKFEIG, from the coding sequence GTGCAGCACAGCGACATCCTCTCCCGTTTCGGCCTGACCTCCAGCGGGTCCGGGCTGACCGCCCGGTCGCCGGTCGACGGCGCCACCCTCGCCACGGTGGCGGAGACCGCGCCGTCGCAGGTGTCCGACATCGCAGCCAACGCCGCCCGCGCCTTCGAGGCGTGGCGCTCGGTGCCGGCGCCGCGCCGGGGCGAGCTGGTCCGCCTGCTGGGCGAGGAGCTGCGCGCCGCCAAGGAGGATCTGGGCCGTCTGGTTTCACTGGAAGCCGGCAAGATCTATCAGGAAGGCCTTGGTGAAGTTCAGGAGATGATCGACATCTGCGACTTCGCCGTCGGCCTGTCGCGCCAGCTCTACGGCCTGACCATTGCGTCGGAGCGGCCGGGCCACGCCATGCGCGAGACCTGGCACCCGGCCGGCCCCTGCCTCGTCATCTCCGCCTTCAACTTCCCGGTGGCGGTGTGGTCGTGGAACGCGGCGCTGGCGCTCGTCTGCGGCGACCCGGTGGTGTGGAAGCCGTCGGAGAAGACCCCGCTGACCGCCGCCGCCTGCCAGGTGATCTTCGAGCGCGCCGCGGCCCGCTTCGGCGATGCGCCGGCCAACCTGTCCCAGCTGGTCCAGGGCGGCCGTGAGATCGGCGAGGCGCTGGTCGCCCATCCGGGCTTCCCCATCGTCTCGGCCACCGGCTCGACCCGCATGGGCCGCGAGGTCTCCAAGGTGGTTGCCGAACGCTTCGGCCGCTCGATCCTGGAGCTGGGTGGCAACAACGCCATGATCGTGGCGCCGTCGGCCGACCTGGACATGGCGCTGCGCGCCATCCTGTTCTCCGCCGTCGGCACCTGCGGCCAGCGCTGCACCACGCTGCGCCGGCTGATCGTCCACCGTTCGGTCAAGGACCAGCTGCTGCCGCGCCTGAAGGCGGCCTACGCCTCGGTTCCGATCGGCAGCCCGCTTGACAGCGGCGTGCTGATGGGGCCGCTGGTCGATGCCGACGCCTTCAAGGCGATGCAGCGCGCGCTGGAAACCGCCAAGACCGAGGGCGGCACGGTGACCGGCGGCGAGCGCACGCTGGCCGACCGCTTCCCCGACGCCTTCTACGTCACCCCGGCCATCGTCGAGATGCCGGGCCAGACCGAGGTGGTCCGGCACGAGACCTTCGCGCCGATCCTCTATGTCCTGACCTACGACACGCTGGACGAGGCCATCGCGCTTCAGAACGCGGTGCCGCAGGGCCTGTCCTCCTGCATCTTCTCCACCGACCTGCGCGAGACCGAGCGCTTCCTGTCGGCCGGCGGCTCCGACTGCGGCATCGCCAACGTCAACATCGGGCCGAGCGGTGCGGAGATCGGCGGCGCCTTCGGCGGCGAGAAGGAGACCGGCGGCGGCCGTGAGTCCGGCTCCGACGCCTGGAAGGCCTACATGCGCCGCCAGACCGCGACGGTGAACTACTCCTCGGCGCTGCCGCTGGCCCAGGGCATCAAGTTCGAGATCGGCTGA